The following are encoded in a window of Phragmites australis chromosome 22, lpPhrAust1.1, whole genome shotgun sequence genomic DNA:
- the LOC133905163 gene encoding cysteine-rich receptor-like protein kinase 6: protein MEPRRPVPHSFASHLAVVAATLLLAALHAPLTAAQEQPPPWLLCGPPSSPSGNYTENNTYQANINRLSTTLPKNASSTPILYATDSVGSVPDVVYALALCRGDTNASACESCVATAFRGAQQRCPLFKDVMIFYDLCQLRFSNRNFFLDDDYFVNTYYLQGSQVTSTPVEAFDAAVRLLVNATADYTAEKSSRKFGTGEEGFDKGNSKIYALSQCTPDKTVDICRTCLSTIIGQLPINFNGTNGGGIFGVWCSFRYELYPFFSGRPLLQLPAFVATPPPAPPATRIQEKSRNKTGIVLAIVMPTTCALLAITVICFWRRRRSAAQYFPPYSTSSDDIQEADMLLLDLSTLRTATEDFAESKMLGKGGFGMVYKGILHEGQEIAVKRLCQSSSQGIGELKSELVLVAKLHHKNLVRLIGVCLQEHEKILVYEYMPNKSLDTILFDSERKKELDWVKRFKIINGIARGLQYLHEDSQLKIVHRDLKASNILLDFDYVPKISDFGLAKNFVGDQTKYVTHRIAGTYGYMAPEYAMCGHYSIKSDVFSFGVLVLEIVTGRRNSGSYNSNQDVDLLTHVWEHWTRGNVMELIDPSLSDHPPIEQMLKCIHIGLLCVQRKPAARPMMSWVNIMLSSSTVRLPSLSRPAFWIQDQEVSASDSSGSYLATPPGASYNSVVMSCNEASITELFPR from the exons ATGGAACCGCGGCGGCCCGTACCGCACTCTTTTGCTTCCCACCTCGCGGTCGTTGCCGCAACCTTACTCCTCGCTGCTCTCCATGCGCCGCTCACAGCTGCTCAAGAGCAACCGCCGCCATGGCTACTGTGCGGCCCACCCTCCTCACCCAGTGGCAACTACACGGAGAATAACACCTACCAAGCCAACATCAATCGACTCTCCACCACCCTCCCCAAGAACGCCTCCTCGACCCCGATCCTCTATGCCACGGACAGCGTCGGCTCCGTACCGGATGTCGTCTACGCCCTCGCTCTCTGCCGTGGCGACACCAACGCCTCCGCCTGCGAGAGCTGCGTCGCGACCGCCTTCCGGGGCGCACAGCAGAGATGCCCGCTCTTCAAGGACGTCATGATCTTCTACGACCTCTGCCAGCTCCGCTTCTCCAACCGGAATTTCTTCCTGGATGATGACTATTTCGTCAACACGTACTACCTCCAGGGCTCCCAGGTCACGAGCACGCCGGTGGAGGCGTTCGACGCCGCCGTCCGCCTGCTCGTCAATGCCACCGCCGACTACACAGCGGAGAAGTCGTCCAGGAAATTCGGTACGGGAGAGGAAGGCTTCGATAAGGGCAACTCTAAGATTTACGCGCTGTCGCAGTGCACGCCGGACAAGACGGTGGACATCTGCCGGACCTGTCTTAGCACCATTATTGGGCAGCTGCCCATCAATTTCAACGGGACAAATGGTGGGGGAATTTTCGGGGTGTGGTGCAGCTTCCGGTATGAGTTGTATCCTTTCTTCTCCGGCCGCCCACTGCTGCAGCTTCCGGCGTTCGTGGCGACGCCCCCGCCTGCGCCACCGGCGACCAGAATACAAG AAAAATCGAGAAATAAGACTGGTATAGTCCTTGCAATTGTGATGCCTACAACCTGTGCACTACTGGCCATAACCGTGATATGCTTTTGGAGAAGGAGAAGATCAGCAGCACAATATTTTCCACCTT ACTCAACTAGTTCAGATGATATTCAAGAAGCTGATATGCTTCTTCTCGATTTATCAACACTGCGAACTGCTACAGAAGACTTTGCCGAAAGCAAAATGCTCGGTAAAGGAGGGTTTGGAATGGTTTATAAG GGAATCCTACATGAAGGTCAAGAAATAGCGGTGAAAAGGCTTTGTCAGAGTTCTAGCCAAGGAATAGGAGAGCTGAAAAGTGAGCTAGTTCTGGTTGCTAAGCTTCACCACAAGAACCTTGTGAGGCTTATTGGTGTTTGCTTGCAAGAACATGAGAAAATACTTGTGTATGAATATATGCCCAATAAAAGCCTTGATACCATTCTTTTTG ATTctgagagaaagaaagagctAGATTGGGTAAAGAGATTCAAGATTATCAATGGAATTGCTAGAGGCTTGCAATACCTCCACGAAGATTCTCAACTGAAGATAGTGCACCGGGACCTTAAAGCAAGCAACATTCTATTAGACTTCGATTACGTACCTAAGATCTCTGACTTCGGCCTAGCAAAGAATTTTGTTGGAGACCAAACGAAATACGTCACTCATCGTATTGCTGGAACATA TGGATACATGGCACCGGAATACGCCATGTGTGGTCATTATTCAATCAAGTCAGACGTGTTTAGCTTCGGTGTTTTGGTTTTAGAGATTGTTACAGGAAGAAGAAACAGTGGCTCCTATAACTCCAACCAAGATGTTGATCTCTTAACTCAT GTGTGGGAGCACTGGACCAGGGGAAATGTCATGGAGCTGATCGATCCATCACTGAGCGACCATCCTCCCATTGAGCAGATGTTGAAGTGCATTCACATCGGGCTACTGTGTGTTCAGAGAAAACCTGCAGCTAGGCCGATGATGTCGTGGGTAAACATCATGCTTAGCAGCAGCACGGTACGTCTCCCTTCTCTTTCCAGGCCAGCCTTCTGGATCCAGGACCAGGAGGTTAGTGCGAGTGACAGCTCGGGTTCGTATCTAGCAACACCGCCAGGAGCTTCATATAATTCAGTGGTAATGTCATGTAACGAAGCATCAATCACAGAGCTCTTCCCAAGATGA